In Sphingobacteriaceae bacterium, the following proteins share a genomic window:
- a CDS encoding TonB-dependent receptor — protein sequence MRNIRYLIAFAAILCYAGIKAQVQGKIVEISKKSDTTVVPGVVVVWEGSAIAATTDENGNFSLPVFSETNRLKIGAVGYEDKLVVVKDTSKFLLLVLKSGVDLNEVEITYFTSGTEISYLNPIKMEVMNERSLMKAACCNLSESFETNPSIDVNFADAVSGTKQIQMLGLSGQYAQITKENMPYLRGLANNYGLTFVPGTWIQSIQLSKGAGSVVNGYESFTGQINTELQNPEGTDKLNFNTYVNENARNEYNLNLSHRLNPKLSVGLLSHVSYNPLVQDLNKDGFADIPTGRQYNFMNKYAFNHKGFEAQIGAGYLKDERKGGQYANLLTHYTDTVPLYKIGIDNEKWEVYSKTGYVFKKHPGTSMGLQLSYLDHKQHNFYGLNDYNGLQKTFYANYIFQGILGTTDNTYKIGASFMNDEVGESFNLFKYKRTEQVGGAFIEYAKNYKEKFNLIAGIRADQHNYYGLFFTPRLHLRYAFKPSTVLRFSGGRALRTANIFTDNSYLMASSRQWIVESSDLSLPYGLKPETGWNYGLNFTQKFKINYRDAYITLDVYRTDFTNQVITDIDANTQEVHIYNLKGPSYSNTFQFEFNMEPRKRLFIKTAYRYVDTKVQYKQGLLQKAMVSKHRAFINFGYETKDSHWLFDFTTQYNGAKRLPLTQTNPSEYQRETFSPGFFNLLGQITYVTKIKKADFNVYLGVENLLNYKQANPIVASDAPYSKYFDASMVWGPIYGRMLYAGLRLKIK from the coding sequence ATGCGAAACATACGGTATTTAATTGCTTTTGCTGCCATATTATGTTATGCCGGCATTAAAGCTCAGGTGCAGGGAAAAATTGTAGAAATCTCTAAAAAGTCAGATACCACGGTAGTTCCGGGTGTTGTAGTGGTTTGGGAAGGTTCAGCCATTGCCGCCACTACAGATGAAAATGGCAATTTTTCCCTTCCTGTTTTTTCAGAAACAAACAGACTAAAAATTGGGGCTGTTGGTTATGAGGATAAACTGGTCGTGGTAAAAGACACCAGTAAATTTCTTTTACTTGTTCTTAAAAGTGGTGTTGATCTGAATGAGGTGGAGATAACTTATTTCACCAGTGGTACAGAAATTTCCTATTTAAATCCTATAAAAATGGAAGTTATGAACGAGCGTTCTTTAATGAAGGCAGCCTGTTGTAATCTTTCTGAAAGTTTTGAAACGAATCCAAGCATTGACGTAAACTTTGCGGATGCTGTAAGCGGAACAAAACAGATCCAGATGTTGGGATTATCGGGCCAATATGCTCAAATAACCAAAGAGAACATGCCTTATTTACGGGGACTAGCAAATAACTACGGATTGACTTTTGTTCCCGGAACGTGGATACAATCTATCCAGCTTAGTAAAGGCGCAGGTTCTGTAGTAAACGGATATGAAAGCTTTACGGGACAAATTAACACTGAGCTTCAGAATCCTGAAGGGACCGATAAATTAAATTTCAATACTTACGTGAATGAAAATGCACGTAACGAGTACAATTTAAACTTGTCGCACCGCCTCAATCCCAAATTATCTGTGGGACTTTTGAGCCATGTGAGTTATAATCCTTTGGTGCAAGATCTCAATAAAGATGGATTCGCCGATATTCCTACAGGAAGACAATACAACTTTATGAATAAATATGCCTTTAATCATAAAGGATTTGAGGCGCAAATCGGCGCAGGATACCTAAAGGATGAACGCAAGGGTGGTCAGTATGCTAACCTACTAACACATTATACCGATACAGTGCCCCTTTATAAAATTGGCATTGATAACGAAAAATGGGAGGTCTATAGTAAAACCGGTTATGTTTTTAAAAAACATCCCGGAACAAGTATGGGACTTCAATTGTCGTATCTCGATCATAAGCAGCATAATTTTTATGGTTTAAATGATTACAACGGACTTCAAAAAACTTTTTATGCCAACTATATTTTCCAGGGAATTTTAGGCACAACTGATAATACCTATAAAATTGGAGCAAGTTTTATGAATGACGAGGTGGGCGAATCTTTTAATTTGTTCAAATATAAACGTACCGAGCAAGTTGGCGGCGCATTTATCGAGTATGCCAAAAACTACAAAGAGAAGTTTAATTTGATTGCGGGTATTCGTGCAGATCAGCATAATTACTATGGGTTATTTTTTACTCCGCGTTTGCATTTGCGTTATGCGTTTAAACCCAGCACAGTGCTGAGATTCAGTGGTGGAAGAGCCTTACGGACCGCGAATATTTTTACGGACAATTCTTACCTTATGGCTTCATCGCGTCAATGGATAGTCGAAAGTTCAGACCTGAGTTTACCTTATGGTTTAAAGCCCGAAACAGGTTGGAATTACGGATTAAACTTTACGCAAAAATTTAAGATCAATTACCGTGATGCATATATTACATTGGATGTATATCGGACGGATTTTACAAACCAGGTGATTACTGACATTGATGCCAATACACAGGAAGTTCACATTTACAATTTAAAAGGCCCCTCCTACTCCAACACCTTCCAATTTGAATTTAATATGGAACCACGCAAGCGTTTGTTCATTAAAACCGCTTACCGTTACGTGGATACGAAAGTTCAATACAAACAAGGTTTGCTTCAGAAAGCAATGGTATCAAAGCACCGGGCTTTCATAAATTTTGGTTACGAAACTAAAGATTCGCATTGGTTGTTTGATTTTACAACTCAGTATAATGGAGCTAAACGTTTGCCATTAACGCAAACAAATCCTTCAGAATACCAGAGAGAAACTTTTTCACCAGGATTTTTTAATTTGTTAGGCCAGATAACTTATGTTACAAAAATTAAAAAAGCTGATTTTAATGTTTATCTCGGTGTTGAAAATCTTTTAAATTACAAACAAGCCAATCCCATAGTTGCGAGCGACGCACCTTACAGCAAGTATTTTGATGCAAGTATGGTTTGGGGTCCTATTTATGGCAGGATGCTTTACGCGGGGCTAAGACTAAAAATTAAATAA
- a CDS encoding oxidoreductase, with translation MSRLKNKVIVITGAAMGLGYATALEAAKNGASLSLVDYNAEMLKKAKAEILKNYPETKIHTSVADVSNEDAVKNYIAETVKEYGRIDGFYNNAGIEGKQASMIEYDLDVFKKVVDINLMGVYYGMRHILPIMQKQNYGRIVNVASVGGIRGVMNQTPYVATKHAVAGITKNAALEYGRYGILTNAIAPGAILTPMVAEAFKQVNAEDPKKAEEEYAQANPTKRLGLPEEVGKLVVFLLSDDCSYVSGQVIAIDGGQSNSYGNV, from the coding sequence ATGAGCAGATTAAAAAACAAAGTAATCGTAATCACCGGCGCAGCTATGGGACTTGGCTACGCAACAGCTTTAGAAGCAGCAAAGAACGGAGCTTCTTTGTCTTTGGTAGATTATAATGCAGAGATGCTTAAAAAAGCCAAGGCAGAGATTCTCAAAAATTATCCAGAAACAAAAATTCATACTTCCGTTGCTGACGTTTCAAATGAAGATGCCGTGAAAAACTACATCGCTGAAACAGTGAAAGAATATGGTCGTATTGATGGATTTTACAACAATGCGGGTATCGAAGGTAAGCAGGCGTCCATGATTGAATACGATCTGGATGTTTTTAAAAAAGTAGTGGACATTAATTTAATGGGGGTTTATTACGGCATGCGCCATATTCTTCCTATAATGCAAAAACAAAATTATGGTAGAATAGTAAACGTAGCTTCTGTGGGAGGTATAAGAGGTGTAATGAACCAAACTCCTTATGTAGCAACGAAACACGCAGTTGCAGGGATTACTAAAAATGCGGCCCTGGAATATGGACGTTATGGCATTCTAACCAATGCTATAGCTCCGGGAGCAATCTTAACACCTATGGTGGCTGAAGCCTTTAAACAGGTTAATGCCGAAGATCCGAAGAAAGCGGAAGAAGAATATGCTCAGGCTAATCCTACCAAACGTTTGGGCTTGCCTGAAGAAGTTGGTAAACTTGTTGTGTTTTTATTAAGTGATGATTGTAGCTATGTCAGCGGACAGGTAATTGCAATTGATGGCGGACAATCCAATTCCTACGGTAACGTTTAA
- a CDS encoding arginase, with protein sequence MSDIAHFFSPVNTEDLLEGRPLKEFQFGTMFSIHDDSGFPILDMVDIAIIGVTEDRNAENNDGCNLAPDAVRAYLYKLYGGSFSLRVADLGNINPGHSTEDTYFALRSTIDALIRRNIVPVIIGGSQDLTYAQFLGYKDLEQTINIVAVDSVFDLGNPDEDITNTSYLGKIILYQPNFLFNYSNIGYQTYLVDQNSLQMMNKLYFDVYRLGQVRDKIEEAEPIIRQADMITFDMTAIKHSDAPANPNASPNGFYAEEACQMMRYAGMNDKLSSLGIYEINPQYDESGKTAHLAAQMIWCFMDGFYHRKNDFPNRTSPDYTRFHVILQDDKYEINFYKSKKSDRWWMEIPYPPHKDLKFERHTLIPCSYKDYEMATNNEIPDRWWQTYQKLS encoded by the coding sequence ATGAGCGATATAGCCCATTTTTTTAGTCCTGTAAACACAGAAGATCTTCTTGAAGGCAGACCGTTAAAGGAATTTCAGTTTGGAACAATGTTTTCTATTCACGATGATTCCGGTTTTCCTATTTTAGATATGGTAGATATTGCTATTATCGGAGTAACCGAAGATAGGAATGCTGAAAATAATGATGGCTGTAATCTTGCCCCAGATGCTGTGCGTGCTTATCTCTACAAGTTATATGGTGGAAGTTTTTCACTACGCGTTGCTGATCTTGGCAATATTAATCCGGGACATTCTACCGAAGATACTTATTTTGCACTTAGAAGCACTATAGATGCTCTGATCCGGAGAAACATCGTGCCCGTTATCATTGGGGGATCGCAGGATCTCACTTACGCGCAGTTTCTCGGATACAAAGATCTGGAGCAAACGATAAATATTGTGGCCGTGGATAGTGTATTTGATCTCGGTAATCCGGATGAAGACATTACCAATACTTCCTATCTTGGAAAAATAATTTTGTACCAGCCAAATTTTCTCTTCAATTATAGTAACATTGGTTATCAGACTTACCTGGTAGATCAAAACAGTTTGCAGATGATGAACAAATTGTATTTTGATGTTTATCGCTTAGGCCAGGTGCGTGATAAAATAGAAGAGGCTGAACCTATCATTCGTCAAGCCGATATGATTACTTTTGATATGACTGCCATTAAACACTCAGATGCGCCAGCCAATCCAAATGCTTCCCCAAACGGATTTTATGCTGAAGAAGCCTGTCAAATGATGCGTTACGCCGGCATGAACGATAAATTATCTTCTCTTGGAATTTATGAAATTAACCCGCAGTACGACGAAAGTGGAAAAACAGCACACCTTGCAGCACAAATGATCTGGTGTTTTATGGATGGATTTTACCATCGCAAGAATGATTTTCCAAATCGTACAAGTCCGGATTACACACGTTTTCATGTGATCCTGCAAGATGACAAATACGAAATCAATTTTTATAAGAGTAAAAAAAGCGACCGTTGGTGGATGGAAATCCCCTACCCGCCTCACAAAGATTTAAAATTTGAAAGACATACTTTAATTCCCTGCAGTTATAAAGATTATGAAATGGCCACCAACAACGAAATTCCTGACCGCTGGTGGCAGACGTATCAAAAGTTAAGTTAA
- a CDS encoding amino acid permease translates to MSVWRVKPVSAFEADMKKSDLKRVLTRWGLTSLGIGAIIGGGIFTLTGIAAHDYAGPALALAFVIAGIGCMFASLCYAEFASVLPVEGSAYAYAYGTVGELFAWFIGWNLVLEYMMGATTVAVAWSGYFVKLLHLFNIEVPIQWCNDLATATDKCATLGLEAPTWAFNLPAFLITWVVTYILVKGIKEAANTNNVIVIVKIAVVLFVIVVGAFYVNTANWTPFIPDKVAVLDSLGNPTGSFKFGFGGVLTAATIVFFAYIGFDAVSTQAGEAINPKKDVPFAIIASLIICTVLYILVSLVLTGMVRYDQLDKAAPVASAFSGIGINWAVFIITIAATAGLTSVMLVMMLGQTRIFLGMAKDGLLPRSLFATLHPKFKTPYKSTVLVGAVISIVASVTPIDKISEMCSMGTLLAFAMVCVAVMILRYKKPELERPYRTPAVYVVGTLGVLFNLFLMTQVRPATWVFFIIWGAFGILVYFLYSKSRSNLNKAE, encoded by the coding sequence ATGTCAGTTTGGAGAGTAAAACCGGTATCGGCGTTTGAGGCCGATATGAAAAAAAGTGATCTAAAACGTGTTTTAACAAGATGGGGGCTTACCTCCTTAGGAATAGGAGCCATTATTGGCGGTGGAATTTTTACATTGACGGGAATCGCAGCTCATGATTACGCCGGTCCCGCGTTAGCCCTTGCTTTTGTTATTGCCGGGATAGGCTGTATGTTCGCATCTTTGTGCTATGCCGAATTTGCTTCAGTGCTTCCGGTAGAAGGTTCAGCCTATGCTTATGCTTATGGAACCGTGGGAGAATTGTTCGCCTGGTTTATTGGCTGGAATTTGGTATTAGAATACATGATGGGCGCAACAACTGTTGCAGTGGCCTGGAGTGGTTATTTTGTAAAGTTGCTTCACCTTTTTAATATAGAAGTTCCTATTCAATGGTGTAACGATTTGGCTACAGCAACCGATAAATGCGCAACATTAGGACTCGAAGCTCCCACATGGGCGTTCAATCTTCCCGCATTCTTAATCACCTGGGTTGTAACTTATATTCTTGTGAAAGGTATTAAGGAGGCCGCGAATACTAATAATGTTATAGTTATAGTTAAGATAGCAGTTGTATTATTTGTAATTGTAGTAGGTGCTTTTTATGTGAACACTGCCAATTGGACACCTTTCATTCCTGATAAAGTTGCTGTTTTAGATAGTCTGGGAAATCCCACCGGCAGCTTTAAATTTGGATTTGGAGGCGTTTTAACTGCCGCTACCATTGTGTTTTTTGCTTATATCGGGTTTGACGCTGTTTCAACGCAAGCAGGGGAAGCCATCAATCCGAAAAAAGACGTTCCTTTTGCCATTATCGCGTCATTGATTATTTGTACTGTACTTTATATACTCGTATCGCTGGTTTTAACAGGCATGGTTAGATATGATCAGTTAGATAAAGCTGCTCCAGTTGCTTCGGCCTTTTCAGGTATTGGAATTAATTGGGCAGTGTTTATTATTACTATTGCTGCTACTGCCGGATTAACTTCAGTAATGCTTGTGATGATGCTCGGTCAGACCCGAATATTTTTAGGGATGGCTAAAGACGGACTTTTGCCAAGAAGTTTATTTGCCACCTTACATCCTAAATTCAAAACACCTTACAAAAGTACTGTTCTTGTAGGCGCAGTAATTTCTATAGTTGCTTCGGTTACGCCAATCGATAAGATTTCTGAGATGTGCAGCATGGGTACTTTACTGGCATTTGCTATGGTTTGCGTGGCTGTTATGATTTTGCGCTATAAGAAACCAGAATTGGAAAGGCCTTACAGAACGCCTGCTGTATATGTAGTTGGAACTTTAGGTGTTTTATTTAACCTGTTTTTAATGACTCAGGTTCGTCCTGCTACCTGGGTATTCTTTATAATATGGGGCGCTTTTGGTATTCTTGTTTACTTCCTTTACAGCAAAAGCAGAAGTAATTTAAACAAGGCAGAATAA
- a CDS encoding glycosyltransferase has translation MNLSIVIPLFNEQESLPELHDWIVRVVEKNNFSYEIIFVDDGSNDNSWSVVEKLSARNKNVKGIHFQRNYGKSPALHVGFEMAQGDVVITMDADLQDSPDEIPELYRMIKDEGYDLVSGWKQKRFDNAFTKNLPSKLYNYVNRKISGIQLHDMNCGLKSYKNKVVKSIEVYGEMHRFIPVMARNAGFSNIGEKVVQHQARKYGVSKFGWNRFINGFLDLLTITFLSKFGKRPMHFFGVIGTLLFFLGFGFAFYLGAYKLWSAITHHPARLITQRPSFYISLTCMVIGSMMFLAGFIGELILRNSSIRNTYLVDKKIS, from the coding sequence ATGAATCTATCAATTGTAATCCCCTTATTTAACGAACAAGAGTCTCTGCCTGAACTGCATGACTGGATTGTGCGTGTGGTTGAAAAAAATAATTTTTCGTATGAAATAATTTTCGTGGACGATGGAAGTAACGATAATTCATGGTCTGTTGTGGAAAAACTCTCAGCCAGAAACAAAAATGTAAAGGGAATTCATTTCCAGAGAAATTACGGAAAATCGCCTGCTTTGCACGTAGGATTTGAAATGGCACAGGGCGACGTGGTGATTACCATGGATGCTGATTTACAGGATAGTCCAGATGAAATCCCAGAACTTTACCGCATGATTAAAGACGAGGGATATGATCTGGTGAGTGGCTGGAAACAGAAACGCTTTGATAATGCTTTTACAAAAAACCTGCCTTCTAAACTTTATAATTACGTAAATCGCAAGATCAGTGGCATACAGCTTCATGACATGAACTGTGGTTTAAAATCCTACAAAAACAAAGTAGTGAAGAGTATTGAGGTTTATGGAGAAATGCATCGCTTTATACCAGTAATGGCAAGGAATGCAGGCTTTTCAAACATTGGAGAGAAAGTAGTTCAGCACCAGGCTCGCAAATATGGTGTAAGTAAATTTGGCTGGAACCGTTTTATAAATGGTTTTCTTGATCTGCTTACAATTACTTTTCTTTCAAAATTCGGGAAACGTCCCATGCACTTTTTTGGGGTGATCGGAACTCTTCTGTTTTTCTTAGGGTTTGGTTTTGCATTTTATCTTGGTGCTTATAAATTATGGTCAGCTATTACGCATCATCCAGCAAGACTTATTACACAAAGACCTTCCTTTTATATTTCGCTTACCTGTATGGTTATAGGAAGTATGATGTTCCTGGCCGGATTTATAGGAGAGCTTATTCTCCGAAACAGTTCGATACGAAATACCTACCTGGTTGACAAAAAAATAAGTTAA
- a CDS encoding heme A synthase — translation MTSNSQEINSQTPNKQIIYWLLTGCFLIYVMVVVGCLTRLTHSGLSITDWSFMGSIPPLNDDMWMQRFAKYQQSPEFQKVNFEMTLEEFKPIFLWEYIHRMIGRVMMYVFAIGFIYFLVKKKINRTMVPSFILLFFMGAMQAVIGWWMVYSGLQNQPAVSHYRLATHLMSAFTLFAFTFWFALRLLYPKEKVVETEGKKLKGLSILFFCVLIIQIIYGAFTAGYAEGDNSKIRPGHIFNTWPKMGDQWVAEQVYMKDTFFENILENPSGIQFMHRTIALIIVALVCLLWYKSDKLQLTKQQTLAINMLIFGVTIQFILGVLTLLYNVPVIMGALHQTGAFFLFLSCIYLIFHLFNKNQISSGRTL, via the coding sequence ATGACTTCAAATTCGCAAGAGATTAATTCTCAGACCCCCAACAAGCAGATTATTTACTGGCTTTTAACTGGTTGTTTCTTAATTTATGTAATGGTAGTTGTTGGCTGCCTCACGCGTTTAACACACTCAGGACTTTCCATAACAGACTGGAGTTTTATGGGTTCTATTCCACCTTTAAACGATGATATGTGGATGCAGCGTTTTGCAAAATATCAACAGAGTCCTGAATTTCAAAAGGTAAACTTTGAAATGACTTTGGAAGAATTTAAACCGATTTTTTTATGGGAATACATACACCGAATGATTGGTCGTGTTATGATGTACGTTTTTGCAATTGGGTTTATTTATTTTCTCGTTAAGAAAAAAATAAACCGCACTATGGTGCCAAGCTTTATTCTCTTATTTTTTATGGGCGCTATGCAAGCTGTAATTGGCTGGTGGATGGTTTATAGCGGACTTCAGAATCAACCGGCCGTTAGTCATTACCGCCTGGCAACCCATTTAATGAGTGCCTTTACGCTTTTTGCTTTTACATTTTGGTTTGCCTTAAGATTACTTTATCCAAAGGAAAAGGTGGTTGAAACGGAAGGAAAGAAATTAAAAGGCTTAAGCATTTTGTTTTTTTGCGTGCTTATTATTCAAATTATTTATGGCGCATTTACAGCAGGGTATGCTGAAGGCGATAATTCAAAAATAAGACCTGGACATATCTTTAATACCTGGCCAAAAATGGGCGACCAATGGGTAGCAGAGCAGGTGTATATGAAGGATACGTTTTTTGAAAATATCCTTGAAAATCCCAGCGGGATTCAGTTTATGCACAGAACAATTGCTTTAATTATTGTGGCATTGGTTTGCCTGCTCTGGTACAAGTCTGATAAATTACAGTTAACTAAACAACAGACATTAGCAATCAACATGCTTATTTTTGGCGTAACCATTCAATTCATTTTAGGTGTACTAACTTTGCTTTATAATGTTCCCGTTATTATGGGAGCTTTGCACCAAACTGGTGCATTTTTCCTATTTTTAAGTTGCATTTACCTGATCTTTCATTTATTCAACAAAAACCAAATTTCCAGTGGACGAACCCTTTAA
- a CDS encoding ATPase has translation MKTIILVIISLVISLSGFAQDATLKTSTLNVKGNCEECKKRIENAADIKGVKVSNWDENKQTLTVTYKSDKVTLEQIEKAIAASGHDVADLKGNEANYKKLPECCKYRDKACEKK, from the coding sequence ATGAAAACAATCATTTTAGTAATTATTTCCCTAGTTATATCACTTTCAGGCTTTGCACAAGACGCTACTTTAAAGACATCAACACTTAATGTAAAAGGCAATTGCGAAGAATGCAAAAAACGTATAGAAAATGCTGCCGACATAAAAGGCGTTAAAGTTTCGAATTGGGACGAAAATAAACAAACCCTTACAGTGACTTACAAATCAGATAAAGTTACACTTGAGCAAATTGAAAAAGCTATTGCTGCCAGTGGTCACGATGTTGCAGATTTAAAAGGCAACGAGGCTAATTACAAAAAACTTCCCGAGTGCTGTAAATACCGTGACAAAGCGTGTGAGAAAAAATAA
- a CDS encoding AraC family transcriptional regulator gives MAAISRPDGIPLHLLPDAQFLASDVSLAFGEHTSSHRINFFALVWFIEDAGEHFIDFTSYPIKKNLVYFISKNQVHSIPSAKLPKSRVIVFSTEFFHHIEETQLRQLFLPFENEGVRIPDEMVKPLENLFDLILLEYKGSSDRSLLLKYTTALLQNLNRFGKHRLHAAAGEDIRMMKLFQLMEENFKEKRSPNFYAKEIGLTPKRVNEILKEKAGSTMSQLISQLLLIEGKRALFHGESSVKEIAYNLGFADQSYFARFFKKHTGTTPERFREEDSKKFKVIHN, from the coding sequence ATGGCTGCAATTTCAAGACCAGACGGTATTCCATTGCATTTACTTCCCGATGCACAGTTTCTGGCATCTGATGTATCACTTGCTTTTGGAGAGCACACATCCAGTCATAGGATTAATTTCTTCGCCCTGGTTTGGTTTATAGAGGACGCTGGCGAGCATTTTATTGACTTCACATCTTATCCCATTAAGAAAAACCTTGTCTACTTTATTTCCAAAAATCAGGTGCATTCCATTCCTTCAGCTAAACTGCCAAAATCAAGGGTGATAGTTTTTTCTACGGAGTTTTTTCATCACATAGAGGAAACACAGTTGCGCCAGTTATTCTTACCTTTTGAAAATGAAGGCGTCCGAATTCCAGATGAAATGGTTAAACCTTTAGAAAATTTATTTGATCTGATACTTCTTGAGTATAAAGGCTCTTCAGACAGAAGCTTGCTTTTAAAATACACAACAGCGCTTTTACAAAATCTCAATCGTTTCGGAAAACACCGTCTGCATGCAGCAGCTGGCGAAGACATCCGCATGATGAAGCTTTTCCAATTAATGGAAGAGAATTTTAAAGAGAAGAGATCGCCGAATTTTTACGCCAAAGAAATTGGTTTAACACCCAAGCGCGTAAACGAAATCCTGAAAGAAAAAGCAGGAAGCACCATGAGTCAGTTAATTTCTCAATTACTTTTAATTGAAGGGAAACGGGCATTGTTTCATGGTGAATCTTCGGTAAAAGAAATAGCCTACAACCTCGGCTTCGCTGACCAGTCTTACTTTGCCCGCTTCTTCAAAAAACATACAGGCACAACACCCGAGCGGTTCAGAGAAGAAGACAGTAAGAAATTTAAAGTAATTCACAATTAA